In Desulfosporosinus youngiae DSM 17734, the genomic stretch TTCGACTTGTCGATTTGTTAAAATAGTTGATGAAGTTGAAACGGTCTTGGCCTCCAAGGCCGATGAGATGACTAAACAAATCGAAGCGGTGTTAGGTCTTAATGTTCAGGATTTTACGCGAGCCGTGGTTCTTCCTCAGGGTAAATTTGCAGAGTTTCTTACAATTAAACCTAAGGATAGACGGCTAATGTTAGAACGGCTATTTTCCCTTGAAGCCTATGGAAGGGAACTAACAGCTCGTCTTACAGAAATGATGGAGAATACCAGATTCAACCTAAACGGTGTAGAACAAAGGCAACAGGGTTTGGGAGATGCGTCGGCAGAGCGGGTTAAAGAAGCAGAGGCTAATTTAAAAAGTATTGCTGCAAAGTCTGAAGAGATTTCCAAAGAGTTATATAATTTAAACATCCAGTATGACGAAGCAAAGATGATCTGGAGTCTTCAAGAGCAGCTGCAGCACCTTAAGCACGAAGAGGCCGGGCTGATGCTGCAAAATCCAAACATTACTAAACTTGAGGAACGCTTAGGCCTAGCTGGACGTGCAGAATCAATTCGGTCACTCCTGGAGGAAATAACAGTATCAGAACAGCGATTTAAAGAGGCCAGAGATCAGGCCGAAGACTCAGATAAGCAGCTTATTGCGGCCAAGCTCGATAAGGAAACTGCCGAAGGTAAATGGTTTGCCGCAAATCAAAAACGGCAAGAGACCGAACCTTTCTGTCTGCGCAGATTAGAACAACTTGAGCAAGCCAAAGAACTGGAAAGTGAGATTCAAGCACGGCAAGGACGCTTAAATGAAGCACGTCTCAAATACAGCGTGCTTGACCGAACTCGGAAGGAATTAGAGCAAACGATTAAAGTCGCTAGCGATAGAAAAGCAGAGATTCAAAAACAGCAACAAGATGTAAAGAATCATATTAACCAAATTACAGTCGATCCTGCCCAAAGGAGGCGGGTTAATGAGTCTGCCCAAACCTTAGAAGGGTATGAGATGGTCGCTAAGCAAGTGGAGGGCTTGCAAAAGGACTTGGACAGAAATTTATCTGAAATTGAAGAGCGGCAATTAGAATTGCAGATGGCTCAAGGGGATGTTCATACTGCGCAGAGGATAGTAAGGCAACTGAAAGAGACCTTGATGGGGACGCACCAAGACCCACCCATTCAGGAGGAAATCTTAAGTCAACAAGCTCAAGGATTGGAACGTGATCGGCATAAGATCGCTAATATTGAGCGTGCTGAGCAGGAAGAACTCGAAGAACAAGAGCGGTTGCACATAATCTTGGAGGGCTGCCGAAAATCAGAAGCTGATATAGAAATTAAGCAAAAGGCCATGGATAAGATTTCGAAAGCTGTTAGCGATTTAACATTATTTGTTGAGAGAAAAACGGCTGAAGTGGAAGAGCTAAAGCGAGAAAACCTTGCTGGGTTACTGGTTGAAAACTTGGTAGAAGGTGAAACGTGCCCGGTTTGTGGTTCAATTCACCATCCCAAACCTGCTCAGAGATTGGAAAATGAGAGGATGGACAAGGCGAGGATTGAACTTGAGCGGGCTTCAATAGAACTCCGGAATGGGGAAAGGGAAAGTGCGGAAGCTAAGACTGCTCTTGCCGTAGCTAAGGTTCAGATGTCGTCCCAAAAAGAGTTGATGCAAAAACAAACAGATCTTGTTGCGGCCAAAGGACGTGCTGTAGTTGCTTATCGTGAGGAATTGACTGAGGCAGACCGCAATAAGAATCTTCACACTCTAAAGGCCGAGCTTATTGAACAAGAAAATAAGTTAGCTAACCAACGACGGGTCTTGAACTTGTGGAGAACGGATCAAGAAAAATGGAACCGGCAGTTGGAGGATGCCCAGCAAAAGCTAGCTGAAGCAGAAAAAATGCTGCATAAAACGGGTGCCCAAATTGCAACGTTAGAGGGAGTGGGAAAAGAGCTTCGCAATCGTCTAAACCAACTGCTGGATGATAAAAAACAGCGAAAAGATGTTTTAGATAATTTGCGTGGTGAGATTGGGATAAACGATATCGTGATACTGCAAAAGCAATACGCAAACTGGGATGAGTTATTAAGCGCTTTAAATCAGAAATTGACTGGGTTTGAGAAAGAGCTGCGGAAAGAGGACGAGGCTCTGGAGGGATTCGCTCGGGAAAAGACCAACTGTGAACTGGAACTCCAAAATCTAAAAACTGTAGGTACAGAAGCGGCGCGTGATTTAGAAGAACTTCAGAAGAAATGGGATACGTTAACTGAAGGAAAGCCCGCTAATGAACGAATTGAGCAAGTTAAACACGACTTGTCCCTTGTAACAGGGACGGAAGAAGCATTTAAGCAGGCTTATGAGCAGGCTAAAGAGGTATGCAAACAGGCGGAACAAACTCAGGCAGTCAGCTATAAAACCCTGGAGTTAACTCAAGAAGGGTTTAAAATAGCTCAGAGAAAGCTGGACTTGGGTCTTCAGACAGCAAAATTTGCGACTGCGGCAGCGGCCCAAAGTGCCTTATGTGAAGGCTCGGAGCGGTTAAAAATGGAACAGACTATTTCAAGCTATCGACAAAACGTATTGGTCAATAAACAAAAACGGGACGATGTGGAAGAGATACTTAACGGGCGATGTCTTCTTCCCGAGGAATGGCTGGCTTGGCCGGTTCGGCTCAAGAAACTTCAAGAGGCTCATACTGAAGTCAGCGAACAGCGGGGTGCCGGCCAACAAAGGCTGGAAAAACTCAAAGCCGCCCATGAAGAATGGATGCGCTTGGAATGTGAACGAAGCTCCCTTAACCACCACCAAAATTTACTCAAAACCTTACAGACGGTTTTCAAAGGAAGTGCTTTTGTTGAATTCATTGCGCAAGAACAATTAACCAATGTATCTCTCCATGCATCTGAACGTTTGAAACAGTTAACCAACCAACGTTATGCTTTGGAAGTCGATGCTGAGGGTGGATTTATTATGCGTGACGATGCTAACGGTGGAGTACGCCGTCCTGTAAGCAGTCTATCAGGTGGAGAAACCTTCCTAACCGCGTTAGCCCTTGCCTTGGCATTATCTACCCAGATCCAGCTCCGTGGAGAATCGCCTTTGGAGTTTTTTTTCCTCGATGAAGGGTTTGGAACGCTGGATGCGAATCTTCTGGAGAATGTGATGAATACACTTGAGAAACTTCGCCTGCAAAACCTAACGATTGGTATTATCAGTCACGTGCCGGAACTAAAAAATCGCCTTTCTCGCAGATTGATCCTTACTCCCGCTCAGGATGGCGGGAGTGGGAGCAAGGTTAGACTGGAAATGGCTTAGAGAGCTAATATAACTAGTATTATCAAAGATCCTTTTATTCACATTAATTATTTTTTATCTAATTTGAAAATTTAGTATTGACTAAAGTATAAAAAAAGATCATACTACAGAAA encodes the following:
- a CDS encoding AAA family ATPase produces the protein MRPIYLRIAGLNSFREAQEIDFAKLCETGVFGIFGSTGSGKSTILDAITLALYGTVERAANNTQGILNHAEVQLSVEYTFSLAEGDQRTTYRAERAYRRSGERTVKASTCRFVKIVDEVETVLASKADEMTKQIEAVLGLNVQDFTRAVVLPQGKFAEFLTIKPKDRRLMLERLFSLEAYGRELTARLTEMMENTRFNLNGVEQRQQGLGDASAERVKEAEANLKSIAAKSEEISKELYNLNIQYDEAKMIWSLQEQLQHLKHEEAGLMLQNPNITKLEERLGLAGRAESIRSLLEEITVSEQRFKEARDQAEDSDKQLIAAKLDKETAEGKWFAANQKRQETEPFCLRRLEQLEQAKELESEIQARQGRLNEARLKYSVLDRTRKELEQTIKVASDRKAEIQKQQQDVKNHINQITVDPAQRRRVNESAQTLEGYEMVAKQVEGLQKDLDRNLSEIEERQLELQMAQGDVHTAQRIVRQLKETLMGTHQDPPIQEEILSQQAQGLERDRHKIANIERAEQEELEEQERLHIILEGCRKSEADIEIKQKAMDKISKAVSDLTLFVERKTAEVEELKRENLAGLLVENLVEGETCPVCGSIHHPKPAQRLENERMDKARIELERASIELRNGERESAEAKTALAVAKVQMSSQKELMQKQTDLVAAKGRAVVAYREELTEADRNKNLHTLKAELIEQENKLANQRRVLNLWRTDQEKWNRQLEDAQQKLAEAEKMLHKTGAQIATLEGVGKELRNRLNQLLDDKKQRKDVLDNLRGEIGINDIVILQKQYANWDELLSALNQKLTGFEKELRKEDEALEGFAREKTNCELELQNLKTVGTEAARDLEELQKKWDTLTEGKPANERIEQVKHDLSLVTGTEEAFKQAYEQAKEVCKQAEQTQAVSYKTLELTQEGFKIAQRKLDLGLQTAKFATAAAAQSALCEGSERLKMEQTISSYRQNVLVNKQKRDDVEEILNGRCLLPEEWLAWPVRLKKLQEAHTEVSEQRGAGQQRLEKLKAAHEEWMRLECERSSLNHHQNLLKTLQTVFKGSAFVEFIAQEQLTNVSLHASERLKQLTNQRYALEVDAEGGFIMRDDANGGVRRPVSSLSGGETFLTALALALALSTQIQLRGESPLEFFFLDEGFGTLDANLLENVMNTLEKLRLQNLTIGIISHVPELKNRLSRRLILTPAQDGGSGSKVRLEMA